The region GTCGCTTCTGAGCAGATATTCTTTTTTGAGTCTGCTTCTGGAGGATCTGCTCTCTCTTTTTCACATATTCTTCAGAGGTGGAGGTGAAAGGGTTGTGAAACTCATCATAGCCTTCGTCCATCATGTACCAGTCTCTGTCAGCTTGCTTTAATTCAAAGCCACAATAATCGATTAAGCTCTATCATTGGCAAACAAGAAATATGTTCTGCAGTGTAACTAATATAACTAGGAATAACGGCATGAGTCTCACCTTTTGGTCCTCCTCCCACTGTTCTTTCTCGTCCTCATCATCAAAAGCTATTCCTCCCtcattttttttgcctaaaggaaacacaaataaaattgtataaTATTCTGTCACCAAATATTGCATTGGAATACAAAACAACTTGAACTTAGACAATAATACCTTTCCCTTGTGACAAACGAGGTGTGGAGCCTAAATGCTTCCTATCATTGGCCCACTCGTTGTACTTGTAGGACGGGGTGGGCAGGGGTGTGTCATCAGTGTATCGGCCTCTGACTGATCTGAAAAATCACAGAAGACAAATGTTCCTGAGCAGTTGCACATTGCACAAGGGGCAGGATCACAATTTTAatgataattttaattttaaaaaagaaaaaatgtgaatcaTGAGGAGGTAAAAACGGTAAAgttaggaaataaaaacaatatctgaaaacaacaacaggagtaagattttcaatttattgaaaaacagcTGGCCAGTGTGAAATTAAAGTAATAGTAAATGCTCAGGGTCATGCAAAATGAAGTGAATGACAGTTACCTGTCCCTCCTCTCACTCTCTCGTCCAGAACGATGGCTTCTTTCAGAGCGATCGGACTCTCTGTGAGAGGGGGCAGGAGATGGAGACTCCCACTGGGAATGCCGTGAGCTACCATAACCACTATCGTCCTCATCCCAGTTAGATCGGGAAGGTGTAAAAGCATCTATATAAAGACAAAAGGAGTTGAGTGAAGCAACTAAACAGGAacgttttaaatttaatatttatatgaagacaaagaaaacaaactaaccTCGGGGGCGATTCTGTGGTGTCGCGGGTTCGTCTCTCTTACTCCCTCTGCTGATGCGTTCGGACCAGCCATCTCGCTGTGAGCGCTCACTCCTCTCGCTGCGTTCCAAGCGCTCCGACCGGCTGCTACTGTTGCCCCGACTATGTCTACTGTCTCGATCATCTGTCAGAGAAAAGGGAAATTCAAGGTAAAAAAGGGGAAGAAATTAAACTTTCGGATAATGTTGATCATGCAACACAACCAAGTAAACAGCACAAAATTCACAAAGCACACATATTAAGTAGGCTTTATCAATGGTTGAACTTTTTTCTCATGTTCCACACACTAGACTATAATCAAATGGCtgttctcattaaaaacataagtGGTTTAAGGAATCACCTCTCTCACTCCGTCTCTCCCTTCCTTTATCTTTactcttttctttgtctctggTCTTGTCCTCCTTGGAGGAGGCAAAGACTCCCTGCTCACGCCTGTCTTTTTCCCGCTGCTCATGCCGGCGTCTGAACTCTTCGCTGACGCCTCCAGGATTGGAGGGAGTCTCAGAGCCTGTAACACGGTACTTCctgcaggcaaaaaaaaaagatacatcaAAAGTAGTCAGTCGCAGTTACTGTGCTATATATGTAAGACTTAATCAAAACAGACATTCCTCCAAATGTTTTGCTATAACTTACCTCTCTTTCTTTGTGGCACTACTTGTatcatcatcctcctcatcatcagACCCAGAGTCACTTTTACTTTCCTCCCAGTCTTTGTAGGAGGAAACTTTTGacttcttcctgtttctttcaTTGCCATTAGACTCTTCTTGCTCTTTAATCTCCCGCTCCTTCCTTTTCTGCGCAGCCAGCAGGTCCAAGCCCAGCAAAGAGGTGCGTGGTGTAGGTGCCCGAAAAACATGTGGCTCTGAAGCAGCGCTCTTCTTCTTTACTATCAGACCACCAACTTGAGCACCTGGCTGAGTCCCTTCCAGCCTATGCATGGACACATCATCGTCATCCATAATCTATGGGAAAATATCAACATACAGATCAGGTGAAAATCTGCCATTCTATTTGACTTTTGCTCGTTAAAATCAAAGTGTTGCAAATTCattatgagacaaaaatgtaGTTAATACACATTAACATTAGGTTTGGGCAGCTTGAGATTGGTATGGCCCAATAAACATTAGTAATAATACCGCAATCTAATGAAATCTCTATACTTACATAAAAACGGAAAACAAGTTACATTTCTCACCATCCAACAGAAAGTGAGACTCTAAAAGTTGGTTCTCCAAGAAACTATGGCTctgattttgtaaaagttaaatgtCACATggatttttttgattttattctattctttcttttttttttacacaagaaTTAAATCTAGGCACCAAAATAAGTAcaagcgcacacacacaaccagaacTCCCTTCCCCCCAGAatctcccccccaaaaaatactAAAGACTCACATAGATATATCAAATCACTAGTTAGTTTTGGGTCAGttataaaaaagtcaaaatgaatCACTGGTTTAATAACTTTAAGAAATAAGGTTAGTTGCCCTTCAGTTTTTCTCGAAAACATGCCACTtatcaactttttaaactcaaataCATTACATTTGTTCTGCAAATTCAGCTTTTAATTGAGAATGTAATCGCTATAATTCATTGTAGTATTATATCACATTACTATAATTTACATATTCCTGCTAACCAcagcattttaaagtaaaattaaagtaaaaccaTCTGCATCAAATTCAATCTGTTTCTGAGTAATAATGAATACAAAAAGGCCACGTCTTAATAAGATGATGTAAATTCCCAGTGTCATACCAAATATAAGCATTTAGATCTACATATTAATGTTTAAAGTATTTCCTATAGCCCAGTATAAATAGCTGATGAATCGATATATCTTACCTTAGTTTGagaagctaatgttagctagtcacaataaaagcaacaacacaGAAATAGCTACGTATTCCCTTGAgcataaaaatccaaaacctCTTAAATAAAAGTCATTACTTCTTAGTGCTCTAGTGACAAGAACGTACAGTGGAAATACAGAATTAATGGCGTCCTGGAAAATAACTAAATCGCTTTCGTAAACCCAACGCGTATGTTTACAGACAGGGAAGCAGCCatatttctcagttttcttCTGCCGCTGCAGTAAGCAGAAAAGACGCGCTACTGCCACCTACAGGGCATTAGAATAAGTTGACAAGTTGTGATACATTTGATCAATgctttaaaattagttttatggaatttgctttaataaatgaattgaattaattAGTTTTTGGATATGCCACATCTTTGATAAAATGGATTAAGActgcgataaaaaaaaaagatttgtgaattttcttgttttcccaCTTCTGCTATGTATGTCAATTTCCTAGGGATCGAAAAAGTAGTTTCTAGAcattaataatcaattattcacTTCTAACTGATTAACCCTAACACCCCGCAGATCTGCCTTTGAACGCACtgaaagagaagagagagaagatTATGCCTTATCTTGTGGTTGTTTATCTGACCTATCAACAGAAGCCATATGTCTTTAACCACAACCAGAGATCTGGAAGCTgcatttttgtgtaatttactTTGTGTTACTTATACTTGTATGAAGAGGACGAACTGGGGAGGTTTTAAACGACACGATAAACAGGGGAAACCGGTCTGAGTTTACTCTTTGTCAATATAAATTGACAACCATAAAGCATACCAGACACACACTACGATATAGTCACTGACTATGTTCAGcataagacttttttttcagattagagcaaaaaaaatatatatatatcggaTTTGTTTGTATAAGTCAGGTACATCTTAGTCACtgatattctttttaaaatgctgtacGTCACCAACTAACACCGGCGCGGCAACTGCCTAACCGGCTAAAAAATGATGCGCACCCAGAAAAGGTGTCATGTCATGATCTGAAAAGGCTCAATTTGATTGGCTACCACTGAAAAAGTCACTCCGCTATTGGTCAGTCGTGATGTGTGGGCGTTGTGGTGAATAACATGAACGTCATTGGTCTGTTTCACATGTCTGCTGATGTACCCGGTGTAAATGTTCGATAATCTGACTAAATACATCGGTGACCCGCGCTAGGTTCGTTTTCGTATCTGTTTTATATCgcttttgtttgttcatttatgtTATTATATCATTGGACTCTTCTTTTACACCGTTGAACTCTTaccaaaaggaagaaaaggctCGTCTTGTTGGCTAGCATAATACCGTGGTAACAGACGGTAACAAGAGCTAGAGTCCAGTCTTTTTTCTACTCAAACGTAAGAATGGGagaggaaataaatgaacataCGGGCAGCGGACCTGTTAACACCAACAGTAATGAGAACAACGGAGAAACTGCCGACGGGGGAGCAAAGTATTACACATTAGAGGAGGTCCGAATGCATAATATGAGCAATGACACGTGGCTAATCATCCATAATAAGATATACGACATTACAAGTTTTCTAGAGGAGGTAAGAAGCACTCTTTTTACATGCACtggttgcatttattttgacatcAATGTTCGTTCAGGATCTTTTACGTTACTTGTAGACATGTGACGTGTAAGCTTACTTCCTGAATTTCTGATAATGTCCTGCTTTTGTGTGTAAAGTTTGTTTCTTGTTCATTAATGCTGTTAACAGAGACAGAATGCAAAGTACTAAGTCTAATTTGGAGTTTCCATCGTGTttaatgagattatttttaagCTATCTCTGTAAAATTGACTAGCACTAAGACATTTTAACTGTTAGGACTCAATATAACAGCTTTAAAGAGGCAGCACCGTAGTAACACTTTTATGTAACTGTCACTCACAGGTAACTGTGACTCAGGTAACTGTGAGTGACAGCAGATTTCttaaaaacgtttgtttttgAGCGTACCTCCATTATGTAGAGGTACGCTCTACACAATGGAGTACATTCTTCCATAATTATCCACCAGAAAGTATGTTCTTACATAATTACCTACCAGAAAGTATGTTCTTACATAATTACCTACCAGAAAGTATGTTCTTCCATAGTTATCCACCAGAAAGTATGTTCTTACATAATTACCTACCAGAAAGTATGTTCTTACATAATTACCTACCAGTGGCACCTTCCTGTATTTTAGTGTTTGGGCAACATTCAAAATGCAACCAATTCACCCAAACAACTTTCTTGGGATTTTGACATCACTGTTCATAATTCACGTTATGAAAGCATGATCTTATATAGTAATGgtttttttagattgtttttatttttttaaggtatTATTTCTCAGGCCATAACCCTGCAAGGTTGGGATAATTGACCCTATCCTGGTCCTCAGGACCTACTGTCCTGCAAGTTTTTGATATGTCCCACCACATTTAAATCATCCCTGTTTGCTGCTCTTTGAATTAGCATCCAGGAGGGGAGGAGGTTTTGCTGGAGCAGGGAGGGTCTGATGCCACAGAGAGCTTTGAAGATGTCGGTCATTCTACAGATGCCAGGGAGATGCTCCAGCAGTACTACATTGGAGAGCTTCACATGGTAAGAAGACAGGTGGTTTCTTACCTTCTTTTTAGCTATGCTTTGGTTATACTTATGGGGTTCTATGAGTTTCCTACATGGTCATGAAAAGGATGGAATTTCATTTGCAATGGATTCAGATTAAATGCCAAACAAAgcatttaaattatatatatatatatatatatatatatatatatatatatatatatatatatatatatatatatatatatatattcctttatttaatcaggtaaaccccattgagatctagatctcattttcaagagggacctgagcaaaaaatttgcaatacatagcaacctggttacaagataaaaacaattaatacatatgcacaagtataaaacaataaaaacaatttaaaaacaatgacactgtttcatagaatcttgttgcctatctttaagaactgctcaaaataagaaattatatttGGGGAAAGAATGGCGTTACTGATCACACTGTGAGATAAGATCTGAATTTAATCCAGGATATTTACAGTGCATAATATTGTAGTAACTATAGATTTGCAGTCATCAAAGTTTGTCCAGATGCCACAAAATCAGCACTGTTGTTTCATGATTGCATTCATGTCCATATTATCATAAGAAGCTCccagaaaaatgtaaagaattgAGTCAGGAAAACTAGGGAcgtttaaaatgcaaatttctCAAAAAACAAGTCTTTTCTATTAGATTATTTTCACAGTGTCAAACTACCAGTCAATAAAAGCAAACAGTTGGTGTTTGCATCTCCTTCTTAATAAAATGGTAACAGTTTGTCATGCATATAGATTGTGTCATGCCTGATTTCAAGTTTTATAAGCTTTTTAAGTGTTGATTTGTCACACTCCCTCACAAGCATATCATGTGAGCAGCAGTTTTTGATCCTGTGAGGGACAGCAagttgttttatgtgtttttgattttcatctaagtaaaatgctgataaaaattttaaaagacttttcttttttacatgtaATTCCATAATTTTGCTTTTAAGGCACCACATTAAGTTTCTGAATCTCTTGAACAAAAAcgttcatttaattaaaaagaaaacttagtTGGAAATTTAGAGTGGTGTGCAGCTTGCTACTGACGTTTAATGAAAGGCTAAAATTGAGTCATCATTGACGAAAGGTATGATTTCACACACACTGCTCTACCTTAGCTCCAGTTCATTTGGTGACGATTAACAGCAAATTTAtactcaaggcactttacatgaaaaacatgttttatactAATCTGATCAAACCACCACAATCTAAACATATAgaataattcaaattcaatgacttagatgcaataaaaatgtagttttaaatgCAAACGATGTCAAATGAAGCCCAGCTGATTGGAGTCATCCATCCCTTCTCTTGAGCAAGTATGTGGCGACAATAGACAGTTGATTGCATTACACAACTTCTCATCCTTAGTAAGGATGTAGTTTGAGTTTAAACCTGCAGAACCCAGATTAGTGTAAATGTCTGTCTGATGTGATTGGCTGGGGGTTGGGAGCACATTCATATGAAAAACTGATTGAGTTCAATAAATGCTTACTTGCTCCagctacatttacatttatgttatgaaaaatatttttttgtaaatactgtAGTTTCATAAAACCTGTATGATCCCATTGATAAGATATCAATAATTCATCATTGATATGTGATGaattataatttaattcatCACATATCAGTTTGTAGGTGATGCTTTCTGAAACTTCAACTTTCTGTACACTATTCTTAAACTATAAATATTGCTGCGTCATGTAGTAAGAATTTATGTGTATATTGAATTATTATACAAATTATCTCAACTACACTTTCTTATGTTGACATTATGCTTGTGTGctgcaacattaaaaacagtaatagTGAATTTATGTGTTTGTAGGAGGACAGGAAGAAGGAGAACACAAAGGTAGGCACCAGTCCACTCTGATCCTCCAacttttacataattaaaattttcgttttcaaaacttttgtttgaattcaaatcatttcttttgctttaggTAGCAGACGCTAAAGATTCTGGAGAATCCAGGTGAGACTGTGTGTTTTATCAGATGTTTCACAAGTTTTATTCTGAGAAGTAATAAATACTATGATTAGAAATCTTTGTAAATATACGACAGATTGTAATACTAACATGTAATTGCTATGCCTTCTTTTCAGCAGCTCCTGGGCCATGTGGTTGATACCCACCGtagctgcagctgttgttggtGTCCTGTATCGTTTCTTCATGTTTGAACACAAGTCTTCTTGAGAGCTTTATTTCAATCTTCTTATCTGGAGGccttgcttttttctttctttttattttttgaccaaACCCATttcatgctgaaaaaaaaacacaactgtttgCATCTTCTGCTACAAGAGAGAAGGAACCACTTCATAAATATTTGTCCTTGTTTTGCTACATAGTGTGcatgaaacacaaagtcaaaaaaaaaaaaaaaaaaaaaaaaatatatatatatatatatatatatatatatatatatatgccttatgctttttatgtaataatggcgtttttcataaataaatgaaaatgtggccCACAAGCTAAACTTTGAAATTTATACCAACTAATTTAGCACTCaagtgaaagatttttttacatgtcCACAGCAAGAGACAACATGACCAGCATTACAGTGTGAAGATAGACAGCTTGacataaagcaaattaaaagcaGACACACCTTCATTTTATTCTGGATAACTACCATATTTACCCATTCAGTGAGAAATGTTACAGAATTTCATTTACAAGGATGTAATTTTTCCTCAATGTACAGTTATGCTGTCTAAGCCATGTCTGATTGCATCTGTCACTTTTCTTGCAAATACAATCTGTCCAATATATATATGTTAggtgttaaattttatttgttggtctttttttaatcatggtGAAGTATACTATGTGATTATTTAAGACAGAATGTGCTTTCCCTAGTCTTGTTATATAAAATCATTAAGTAGTAATATTGTTTTAGTACCCTTCATTCAATCCATTTTCTAAAATGGGTTACAGATAAAAATTTAGTAAAGATAAAATAGTTCACCATTAAGtttagcttgttttatgtattgtttGAAAACTGGGGAACTTGCTCCTAACATTTGAACCATAAATGTGGGTCTTATAGCCTACAGTTGTTTACCATAGATCATCATAATCATCTGTTTTCAGGTCATACGTTCTGCATAGCGTTTAGTTCAAGATGTCTTGAATTTTATCTTTATTCACAAAAAGTTCTTTAAGGATTGTGGTACTACATTTTAGCCTTTCATTAAACATCAGTAGTAACATTTATCTTCAATTCATACTTGAATTTATCCAATGAACATTTGCTAAGATAAGAggtacattttttgtcattttgtgctCTTTGTCATTACTGAACATCTGTTTGAACTGAGTAGAAACTTAATTATTACATTCAaatttgtaaacaaacaaatgtatgCTGAAATGGTATGATGtgattaaagacatttttataaaaggCTTCATTATTGACTAAACTATAATACATTATTTCTGCCTGTGTAGTGGAGGaacttttgtaaaattatttttacactttttgcaaAATCAGTTCTTTTGCAGATCACcttttcaagaaaataaaatacgaTCATAatagaaaactacaaaacttaGATTAATCACTTGGTGGATTTTAATCAGAATGCCTCAAATGTCTTGTCATCTTCACATGAATTAAACTCCgctttaaattttttgtaaatCAAATCTCAACCTTTTAATTGCGGGGAAAGGTCTAAGCGTGAACTCTCTGAAAGGTTCATATTATGCTAACAAGAAGAAGACTAAACTTAACTGAATTCAAAGTGTAgcaaaataaagtgttaaaaatatatatacatttttacagtaattggACACTTGAGgagcacatttgttttttgataGTCAATAATGACATCTAAGTGGTCAAAATGTGTCCACTTAGCTGCCTGCTAACTTTACTCGGTCACGACTCCACCACTTGCATCACCCACTGCTGTGACAGTTGTTGACAAACATGTGGCTGCTCTCTATGTGCACCAAAGTACAGTATTTCCAAAATGGATCTTCACATAAGATTGATTTTTGTTACTGAATTTATAGGTAGATCAAAATTTTTCATATCCctgtctttaaattattttcagtcaaCCAAAAAGTTTGTCTCTGATAAGAAATAGGACAGGAATCTATCAATAGTCGTTAAAGTAATGTAAAAGTAGAATGGTgatagaaaataattatttctgtttttattgttgaccAACATTTTGCTCGAGTTCCAAGCCTTTGAAGTTGAAAGGCCTccttaccatcaccctaatctttggACTTAAGAATCTAAAACCGATGCATCTTACCGCGCTGAACTTAGTTTTGTCTGTGTAAGAAATTTACCCTTAGTAAACTTTTCCAAGTGTCATTTAATCACTTCAGTTTCCATTAAGTgatattcaacatattttagtgcacagttttaaaataatacttcAACATTGCatgctttgctgtttttactcCTTAGTCCCAGACACAAAGGGAAAGATCCAGGTCAGTTGCACACGATGTGAAATTGTTAAATATGTACTGAAGTTGCTTTCCTAATTTAAGCTGGTAGTTTTAGCTGCAAATCCTCAACAGCAGATGTTCAAACATTGATAAAGAGACAGAGTCGCAGAATCACATAACGACGGGCCTTTGTTCTGTCAAAGCTGGTAAACACAAGCATATCTGAAGATAACGAGAAGCGTTAATTAATgaatatgtttacatttataacacAGCTCATTATAAAACCCCCAACTTTTCATACAAGTAAGATGTTAAATGATTCTACAATAAGAATTTTAAGTTATATTCTTTTGAATAATAGACTTAACtataaactgatttaaaatataaagttgcaACACAGAATTTGATCAACTATTGTTTTGCTCTACAAGCAGAGTTAATCCtcacttcattttaaatgtcattgcTAAAACGTTCTTGTATCCTGCATTGTGTGAAGATTACATTACAACAATATAACCTTTTTATAGTCCAGCCCTTCTAAAAGCAAATAACTGTGTGCTCCTGTGAGCTACTTTCCTGGCATGTAAGTGGACTAGAGCAGGAAAAACtcattattgaaataaaagcctttcCATCTGCACCCTCAACAAGAGCCCTCACAAGTTAGAGTTGCTATGGCTGATAACATACACAGTAGATGTTCACACCCAGTGATTCACCCTTTTTGTGGCTTGAAGTCAGTGAGAGATGTCAACAGCCTAGTCCcatcattttattactttaaaactaaatacaaagatgttttctgatttaaaaaaagaaaaaaaagatgttaagtGACTGCAGTTTTTATCATTGATTCTCtggaatattgaaaaaaaacccaaatacaACAAACACTCATACTActtgtaataaaattaattgaatcTTTCAGAAATTCTCTAACAAATTCTGACATAATTGTTGAATTCCGTTTGccttatttgcattatttgatgTAACCGCAAGATGGCAGTGTAAACCCAGGATTTGAATGTTGCTGTTGCTTCCGTGAAAAACTACTGTAATCTCTACTGAAACGGCCAATTTAGCGACTGTGTGTTTATCTGTAGGGTTTCAGCGAAAACAGTGAATCCATCAATGTCACACATGGTCTTTAAAACACTTAGTaaggattaaaattaaaacagcaacTCTCTAAATTGTGACTGGTATTGGACTCTTAAACCAATTTGGGAGTCTACTGtataaaaaacaagtaaaatgaatttttatttagaaatgtccTTCTTTGCTACACTATAATATACAACCCATGCATTAGTTTCTTGCTGCCTGTACTTTCAGTCTTCCATAAGGCCGTTAGGTATTTGATGGCCTTGATGTAACACTAAGATGACAGGCTCAGTAAAACAGCATGTTGCATCTGCAGGAACATCAGATAAACATTACTCGCCATGACTGAATCGCCTGTCATCTATTAGCAGCCATCCTCAAGGAGAACTTAGGGTGCTAATGGGCAACACTTCACCGTCCTCTTCAGAGACCTGCTTGGCAACAAACACAGGACAGCTAAAAAATACCACATTTGGATGCAACAAGAGCAAAGACTCTGTCTATATTTGATTAAGAGGAAGAGTTGAAATGTCATGTCAACCTGTTCTTATCCAGTTGAAAGTAAGCTGTGATAAATTGCTTTTGTTATCAAATATAGACAGACTTTTAGCAGAGACCAACAGTGTAATATTGTGGTTGCCAGGCTTGGAGTCTGCAGTTTTGTGAGTCTCCTAAAAGCCTTTCAAAAACACTGTATTGC is a window of Xiphophorus maculatus strain JP 163 A chromosome 4, X_maculatus-5.0-male, whole genome shotgun sequence DNA encoding:
- the LOC102225382 gene encoding cytochrome b5-like isoform X1 encodes the protein MGEEINEHTGSGPVNTNSNENNGETADGGAKYYTLEEVRMHNMSNDTWLIIHNKIYDITSFLEEHPGGEEVLLEQGGSDATESFEDVGHSTDAREMLQQYYIGELHMEDRKKENTKVADAKDSGESSSSWAMWLIPTVAAAVVGVLYRFFMFEHKSS
- the LOC102225382 gene encoding cytochrome b5-like isoform X2, with translation MGEEINEHTGSGPVNTNSNENNGETADGGAKYYTLEEVRMHNMSNDTWLIIHNKIYDITSFLEEHPGGEEVLLEQGGSDATESFEDVGHSTDAREMLQQYYIGELHMEDRKKENTKVADAKDSGESSSWAMWLIPTVAAAVVGVLYRFFMFEHKSS